A portion of the Parasedimentitalea marina genome contains these proteins:
- a CDS encoding DUF2303 family protein: MGKKILEGTLKEITDPDRLPDHIQQLVIVDDRNSLTNYVHRFSDDRSVLVADYDDGKISARLDWHKDNTNELSRQHASHTATLQLRDSEEYSRWNKMEGDMHSQEEFALFIEENVADICDPDHTTMLEICRDLEATQDVSFKSGIRLENGDRTFVYEDDTKVKGDMTVPTEIRLLIPLYNGEEPVEVRAKFRFRPTAGGLQFGFRWHRVEYMRQATFKEMATLTADNTGRPVFYGRT; encoded by the coding sequence ATCGGTAAAAAGATCCTCGAAGGTACCCTAAAGGAAATTACAGACCCTGACCGCCTGCCGGATCATATCCAACAACTGGTTATAGTTGACGATCGGAATTCACTGACCAATTACGTCCATCGGTTTAGCGATGATCGCTCAGTTCTCGTTGCGGATTATGACGACGGCAAAATCTCTGCCCGGTTGGACTGGCACAAAGACAACACCAACGAGCTTTCCCGCCAACACGCAAGCCACACAGCAACGCTGCAGCTTCGGGACAGCGAGGAATATTCGCGTTGGAACAAAATGGAAGGGGATATGCACAGCCAGGAGGAATTCGCCCTCTTTATCGAAGAGAACGTTGCAGATATTTGCGATCCAGATCACACAACCATGTTGGAAATTTGCCGCGATCTGGAAGCCACTCAGGATGTAAGCTTCAAGAGCGGCATTCGCCTTGAGAACGGCGACCGAACTTTCGTCTATGAAGATGATACTAAGGTCAAAGGCGATATGACGGTGCCTACCGAAATCCGTCTTTTGATCCCCCTCTACAACGGCGAAGAGCCAGTCGAGGTCCGTGCAAAGTTTCGGTTCCGTCCGACTGCTGGCGGCTTGCAGTTTGGGTTCCGCTGGCATCGGGTCGAATACATGCGCCAGGCCACGTTCAAAGAAATGGCAACACTGACCGCCGACAATACTGGGCGTCCGGTTTTCTACGGTCGAACATAA